One Setaria italica strain Yugu1 chromosome II, Setaria_italica_v2.0, whole genome shotgun sequence DNA segment encodes these proteins:
- the LOC101776952 gene encoding flavonoid 3'-monooxygenase CYP75B3: protein MSMAVALAAIFAVFILRYMLAPSGRRKALNLPPGPRGWPVIGSLAALAGAVPPHRVLAALAARHGPLMHLRLGSYHTVVASSAGAAKLVLKTHDLAFADRPRTAAGEVVSYGYLGIVHTPYGAYWRMARKLCATKLFSARRVDSFERVRADEMRALARGLFERAGGGAVTVREHVAEATLRNILRMAVGEKWSGCYGSADGEAFRRTLDEAFAVTGAVSNVGEWIPWLGWLDLQGCIRRMKRLSEMYDRFFEQILDEHEERRRRTGAGEFVASDLVDVLLQLAEKDRSEPSEAKLTRDGVKAFIQDIIAGGTESSAVTIEWAMSELLRRPDAMAAAADELDRVVGRGRWVTERDLPDLPYIDAVVKETLRLHPVGPLLVPHYAREHTVVAGYDVPAGARVLVNVWAIARDPASWPDVPDAFRPERFLGGGVGAGLDVRGAHFELLPFGAGRRMCPAHGLAMKLVAAGVANLVHGFAWRLPEGVAPEDVSMEEHFGLSTKRKVPLVAVAEPRLPAHLYAASD from the coding sequence ATGTCCATGGCCGTGGCATTGGCGGCCATCTTCGCCGTCTTCATCCTCAGGTACATGCTCGCCCCGAGTGGCAGGCGGAAAGCTCTGAACCTTCCTCCTGGCCCGCGGGGTTGGCCGGTGATCGGCAGCCTCGCCGCGCTAGCGGGCGCGGTCCCGCCGCACCGTGTGCTGGCGGCGCTCGCGGCGCGCCACGGCCCGCTCATGCACCTCCGCCTCGGCTCCTACCACACCGTGGTGGCCTCGTCGGCGGGCGCAGCCAAGCTCGTCCTCAAGACCCACGACCTCGCGTTCGCCGACCGCCCGcgcacggccgccggcgaggtcgtCTCCTACGGTTATCTCGGCATCGTGCACACTCCCTACGGCGCCTATTGGCGCATGGCGCGCAAGCTCTGCGCCACCAAGCTCTTCTCGGCGCGCCGCGTCGACTCGTTCGAGCGCGTCCGCGCGGATGAGATGCGCGCGCTCGCGCGCGGCCTGTTtgagcgcgccggcggcggagccgtcACAGTCAGGGAGCACGTCGCAGAAGCCACGCTGCGGAACATCCTTCGCATGGCGGTTGGGGAGAAGTGGTCGGGCTGCTACGGCAGCGCCGACGGAGAGGCGTTCCGGCGCACGCTGGACGAGGCGTTCGCGGTGACCGGCGCGGTGAGCAACGTCGGCGAGTGGATTCCGTGGCTGGGCTGGCTCGACCTGCAAGGCTGCATCCGGCGGATGAAGCGGCTGAGCGAGATGTACGACCGGTTCTTCGAGCAGATCCTCGACGAGcacgaggagcggcggcggcgaaccggAGCCGGTGAGTTCGTGGCGAGCGATCTCGTCGACGTGCTGTTGCAGCTCGCCGAGAAAGACAGGTCGGAGCCGTCGGAGGCCAAGCTCACGCGCGACGGCGTGAAGGCCTTCATCCAGGACATCATCGCCGGCGGCACGGAGAGCTCGGCGGTGACGATAGAGTGGGCTATGTCGGAGCtgctgcgccgccctgacgccatggccgccgcggccgatgAGCTCGACCGCGTGGTCGGCCGCGGGCGCTGGGTCACGGAGCGCGACCTGCCGGACCTCCCCTACATCGACGCCGTCGTGAAGGAGACGCTGCGGCTGCACCCCGTCGGCCCGCTCCTGGTCCCGCACTATGCCCGCGAGCACACGGTGGTCGCCGGCTACGACGtgcccgccggcgcgcgcgtgctGGTGAACGTGTGGGCGATCGCGCGCGACCCGGCGTCGTGGCCCGACGTGCCCGACGCGTTCCGGCCGGAGCGGTTCCTgggtggcggcgtcggcgccggacTCGACGTGCGCGGGGCGCACTTCGAGCTGCTGCCGTTCGGTGCCGGGCGGCGGATGTGCCCGGCGCACGGCCTCGCCATGAAGCtggtggccgccggcgtggcgaACCTGGTGCACGGTTTCGCGTGGCGGCTGCCGGAGGGGGTGGCGCCGGAGGACGTGAGCATGGAGGAGCACTTTGGGCTGTCCACGAAGCGGAAGGtgccgctcgtcgccgtcgccgagcccaGGCTGCCGGCGCACCTTTACGCCGCCTCCGACTAA
- the LOC101777360 gene encoding E3 ubiquitin-protein ligase RHF2A: protein MEGGGGTEAKAARVEELSSAAAFVEGGVQDACDDACSICLEAFSDSDPSAVTSCKHEFHLQCILEWCQRSSQCPMCWQAISMKDPMSQELLEAVVEERNVQENHVPATTIFRHPLLGDFEVPVDADDAEIEERIIQHLAAAAAIRRSHRHTRREGRRSRSAAHGHPQILVFSTAESTSGGSMSSNSREEGDHEHAPAVISARPLPIVDSTDETAADTSVHDTVLANNGSVMSNNRVSRNQSSPVSQDEAGPSDVQSFSDSLKSRLQSVSTKYKDSITNSTRGWKERWFTQKNTISNLGSEVRREVNAGIAAVSRMMERLETRDGTGPSSTSTTDIHSASDTNNQGASPPKVVAVVNDASSSAT, encoded by the exons atggagggaggaggggggacggaggcgaaggcggcgcgggtggaggagctctcgtcggcggcggcgttcgtGGAGGGCGGCGTCCAGGACGCCTGCGACGACGCCTGCAGCATCTGCCTCGAGGCCTTCTCCGACAGCGACCCCTCCGCG GTGACCAGCTGCAAGCACGAGTTCCACCTCCAGTGCATCCTTGAATG GTGCCAGAGAAGCTCTCAGTGTCCCATGTGTTGGCAGGCAATCAGCATGAAGGACCCTATGAG CCAAGAGCTCCTTGAGGCTGTTGTGGAAGAGCGGAATGTGCAAGAAAATCATGTGCCCGCAACAACTATTTTTCGCCATCCACTGCTCGGTGATTTTGAG GTACCGGTAGATGCAGATGATGCTGAAATTGAAGAACGTATCATACAGCACttggcagctgctgctgcaattCGTAGGTCGCACCGCCATACTAGAAGAGAAGGTCGTCGCAGCAGATCGGCAGCGCATGGCCACCCACAAATTCTAGTCTTTTCAACTGCTGAGTCCACTTCTGGTGGTTCTATGTCTTCAAATTCACGGGAAGAAGGGGATCATGAACATGCTCCTGCAGTAATTTCTGCTCGCCCATTGCCTATTGTGGACTCTACAGACGAAACAGCTGCAGACACATCTGTTCATGACACTGTCTTGGCTAATAATGGCTCTGTTATGTCAAATAATAG AGTTTCTAGGAACCAATCTTCACCTGTCAGCCAAGATGAAGCCGGACCATCTGACGTGCAGTCATTCTCAGACTCACTGAAATCACGCCTGCAATCAGTTTCAACAAA GTACAAGGATTCTATAACGAATAGTACACGTGGATGGAAGGAAAGATGGTTCACGCAGAAGAACACTATATCAAATCTTGGTTCAGAGGTGAGGAGGGAGGTCAATGCTGGAATCGCTGCTGTATCTCGCATGATGGAGCGATTGGAAACACGGGATGGAACAGGACCATCATCTACTTCGACAACCGACATTCATTCTGCTTCAGATACAAATAACCAAGGAGCTTCGCCCCCGAAAGTTGTGGCTGTTGTAAATGATGCCTCGTCTTCAGCAACTTGA
- the LOC101778708 gene encoding outer envelope protein 61 — translation MMDPEMLRLAQEQMRRMSPDDLARMQQQLMSNPDLLKMASESMKNMKAEDLRRAAQQMNQARPEDMRDMTEKLANTTPEEFAAMKAQADAQMSYAISGAKMLKKQGNELHNQGQYSDAASKYKLAKDNLKNIPSSAAHTLQLQCTLNLMACYLKTGQFDECISEGSEVLTYDSSNVKAYYRRGQAYKELGKLEAAVADLSKAHEISPEDETIADVLRDTEEKLAREGGGVNMRKGVVIEEVVEEDTSKPSSSQRSSSGYTVSQPPEVAGSSERSRDDPASIRPSQNYVSKSNPEGLSKLGMEGMSPELIKTATDMIGTMKPEELQKMFEVASSMNGTSSVGPNLGSNMPEMSPDMIKMASDMIGKMPPDELQNMMNFASQMGGPGATPRRSENNFQPSSRATTSNSPLGSSSQTIRESPVELSNDQRMGQSSSSLPPSTADMQETMRNSMKDPATRQMMANMMKNMSPEMMANMSEQFGMKLSKEDAAKAQQAMSSLSPEDLDRMMRWMERAQKGVEVAKKTKNWLLGRRGLILAIVMLILAFIFHQLGFIGR, via the exons atgatGGATCCGGAGATGCTGCGGCTGGCGCAGGAGCAGATGCGCCGCATGTCGCCGGACGACCTCGCCAGGATGCAGCAGCAG CTGATGTCCAACCCGGACCTCTTAAAGATGGCATCTGAGAGTATGAAGAACATGAAAGCTGAGGACTTAAGGCGAGCTGCACAGCAGATGAATCAGGCAAGACCAGAGGACATGCGTGATATGACTGAGAAACTCGCCAACACTACGCCCGAGGAGTTTGCTGCTATGAAGGCTCAAGCAGACGCTCAAATGTCGTACGCGATATCTGGTGCCAAGATGTTAAAGAAGCAG GGAAATGAACTTCATAACCAGGGACAGTATTCGGATGCTGCCAGCAAATACAAACTT GCCAAGGATAATTTAAAAAACATACCATCGTCCGCAGCGCATACCCTGCAGTTGCAATGCACTCTTAATTTAATGGCTTGTTACTTGAAGACCGGACAATTTGACGAATGCATAAGCGAAGGTTCAGAG GTTCTAACTTATGATTCAAGCAATGTTAAAGCATATTATCGGAGGGGTCAAGCGTATAAAGAACTTGGAAAATTGGAG GCTGCTGTTGCCGACTTGAGTAAAGCCCATGAAATTTCCCCTGAGGATGAAACTATTGCTGATGTTCTCAG AGATACTGAAGAAAAACTTGCACGGGAAGGGGGAGGAGTGAACATGCGAAAAGGTGTTGTTATTGAAGAAGTTGTAGAAGAAGATACTTCAAAGCCATCAAGCAGTCAAAGAAGTTCTTCTGGGTATACTGTTTCACAGCCACCTGAAGTAGCAGGAAGCTCAGAAAGGTCAAGAGATGATCCTGCTTCTATCAG GCCATCCCAAAATTATGTGTCCAAGAGCAATCCTGAAGGCTTATCGAAGTTAGGAATGGAAGGAATGTCACCAGAACTTATAAAAACTGCCACTGATATGATTGGCACAATGAAACCAGAAGAACTTCAGAAAATGTTCGAAGTTGCTTCTTCAATGAATGGCACTAGCTCCGTTGGTCCAAATCTGGGATCCAATATGCCAGAAATGTCTCCTGATATGATTAAGATGGCATCTGATATGATTGGTAAGATGCCTCCTGATGAACTACAGAATATGATGAATTTTGCTTCTCAGATGGGTGGGCCTGGTGCTACCCCCAGGAGGTCAGAGAATAACTTCCAACCTTCATCGAGAGCCACAACTAGTAATTCACCCCTTGGATCATCATCTCAAACTATTCGGGAGAGCCCTGTCGAACTATCAAATGACCAAAGGATGGGCCAGTCGTCTTCTAGTCTTCCACCTTCTACAGCTGATATGCAGGAAACCATGAGAAATTCTATGAAAGACCCTGCAACGCGGCAG ATGATGGCAAACATGATGAAGAACATGAGCCCTGAGATGATGGCAAACATGAGCGAGCAGTTTGGAATGAAGCTGTCAAAGGAGGATGCTGCAAAAGCTCAACAAGCCATGTCCTCATTATCTCCGGAGGATTTGGATAGAATG atgagatggatggagcGAGCACAGAAAGGGGTAGAAGTTGCCAAGAAGACAAAGAACTGGCTCTTAGGGCGGCGAGGCTTGATCCTTGCTATTGTCATGCTGATCCTGGCCTTCATCTTTCATCAGCTTGGGTTTATCGGCAGGTGA
- the LOC101777772 gene encoding calcium-dependent protein kinase 17 isoform X2 — protein sequence MGNTCVGPSAPSERHSFFNSVSLAVLWRPAAAAHAEPSPTPEPTPSTSSSTSSRAPDPVTIPDSEHSPHSSAAPNPNGKPKPKPKVKRVQSAGLLVGSVLKRDSERLKDLYTLGKKLGQGQFGTTYQCVEKATGKQFACKSIAKRKLVTDEDVEDVRREIQIMHHLSGHPNVVSIVGAYEDAVAVHLVMELCAGGELFDRIIQRGHYSEKAAAQLARVIIGVVEACHSLGVMHRDLKPENFLFVNQKEDAPLKAIDFGLSIFFKPDEIFSDVVGSPYYVAPEVLMKDYGCKVDVWSAGVIIYILLSGVPPFWDADPWPSISESAKDLVRKMLNRNPRKRLTAHEALCHPWVCVDGVAPDKPLDSAVLTRLKQFSAMNKLKKMALRVIAENLSEDEIAGLREMFKMLDTDNSGQITLEELKSGLKRVGANLKDSEITTLMEAADIDNSGSIDYGEFLAATLHLNKVEREDNLFAAFSYFDKDGSGYITYDELQTACEEFGIGDAHLEDIIRDIDQDNDGRIDYNEFVTMMQKGNNPLGKKGRAHMSFGLREALKLG from the exons aTGGGGAACACCTGCGTCGGGCCCAGCGCGCCCTCGGAGCGCCACAGCTTCTTCAACTCCGTCTCCCTCGCCGTGCTctggcgccccgccgccgccgcccacgccgagCCATCCCCGACCCCGGAGCCCACcccctccacttcctcctcgACCTCCTCCAGGGCCCCTGATCCCGTCACCATCCCCGACTCCGAGCACTCGCCccactcctccgccgcgcccaaCCCGAACGGCAAGCCCAAGCCCAAGCCCAAGGTGAAGCGCGTGCAGAgcgccggcctcctcgtcgGCTCCGTCCTGAAGCGCGACTCTGAGCGGCTCAAGGACCTCTACACCCTGGGCAAGAAGCTCGGGCAGGGGCAGTTCGGCACCACCTATCAGTGCGTCGAGAAGGCCACGGGGAAGCAGTTCGCCTGCAAGTCCATCGCCAAGCGGAAGCTCGTGACGGATGAGGACGTCGAGGACGTGCGCCGCGAGATCCAGATCATGCACCACCTCTCCGGCCACCccaacgtcgtctccatcgtgGGCGCCTACGAGGACGCAGTCGCCGTGCACCTCGTCATGGAGCTGTGCGCGGGAGGGGAGCTGTTCGATAGGATCATACAGCGGGGGCACTACTCTGAGAAAGCCGCCGCGCAGCTGGCACGGGTGATCATTGGGGTTGTGGAAGCATGCCATTCCCTCGGGGTGATGCACAGAGACCTCAAGCCGGAGAATTTCTTGTTTGTGAACCAAAAGGAGGATGCGCCGTTGAAGGCTATCGATTTCGGGCTTTCCATCTTCTTCAAACCAG ATGAAATATTTTCGGATGTCGTTGGAAGTCCTTACTATGTTGCCCCTGAGGTTCTGATGAAAGACTATGGCTGCAAGGTGGATGTGTGGAGCGCCGGTGTAATAATTTATATCTTGTTGAGTGGGGTTCCTCCATTTTGGGATG CTGATCCCTGGCCTAGTATTTCAGAGAGTGCGAAGGATTTGGTCAGGAAGATGCTAAATCGTAATCCCAGGAAGAGATTGACTGCACATGAAGCTCTAT GTCATCCCTGGGTTTGTGTTGATGGAGTTGCTCCGGACAAACCTCTGGATTCTGCTGTCTTAACCAGATTGAAACAGTTTTCTGCAATGAATAAACTAAAGAAGATGGCCCTTAGG GTCATTGCTGAGAATTTGTCCGAAGACGAAATTGCAGGATTGAGAGAAATGTTCAAAATGCTGGACACTGACAATAGTGGGCAGATCACATTGGAGGAACTAAAAAGTGGCTTGAAGAGAGTTGGTGCTAACTTAAAGGACTCAGAAATTACAACACTAATGGAGGCG GCAGATATTGATAACAGTGGTTCCATTGATTATGGGGAGTTTCTTGCTGCAACTTTGCATCTGAACAAAGTCGAGCGAGAAGATAATCTCTTCGCAGCATTCTCATACTTTGATAAAGACGGCAGTGGTTACATTACTTATGATGAGCTACAAACAGCATGTGAGGAGTTTGGTATAGGAGATGCACACCTAGAAGATATCATCCGTGACATTGATCAAGACAAT GATGGCCGGATCGACTACAATGAATTTGTAACAATGATGCAGAAGGGAAATAACCCACTAGGGAAAAAGGGTCGTGCACATATGAGCTTTGGTCTTAGGGAAGCATTGAAGCTTGGCTAA
- the LOC101777772 gene encoding calcium-dependent protein kinase 17 isoform X1, translated as MGNTCVGPSAPSERHSFFNSVSLAVLWRPAAAAHAEPSPTPEPTPSTSSSTSSRAPDPVTIPDSEHSPHSSAAPNPNGKPKPKPKVKRVQSAGLLVGSVLKRDSERLKDLYTLGKKLGQGQFGTTYQCVEKATGKQFACKSIAKRKLVTDEDVEDVRREIQIMHHLSGHPNVVSIVGAYEDAVAVHLVMELCAGGELFDRIIQRGHYSEKAAAQLARVIIGVVEACHSLGVMHRDLKPENFLFVNQKEDAPLKAIDFGLSIFFKPDEIFSDVVGSPYYVAPEVLMKDYGCKVDVWSAGVIIYILLSGVPPFWDESEQGIFEQVLKGELDFSADPWPSISESAKDLVRKMLNRNPRKRLTAHEALCHPWVCVDGVAPDKPLDSAVLTRLKQFSAMNKLKKMALRVIAENLSEDEIAGLREMFKMLDTDNSGQITLEELKSGLKRVGANLKDSEITTLMEAADIDNSGSIDYGEFLAATLHLNKVEREDNLFAAFSYFDKDGSGYITYDELQTACEEFGIGDAHLEDIIRDIDQDNDGRIDYNEFVTMMQKGNNPLGKKGRAHMSFGLREALKLG; from the exons aTGGGGAACACCTGCGTCGGGCCCAGCGCGCCCTCGGAGCGCCACAGCTTCTTCAACTCCGTCTCCCTCGCCGTGCTctggcgccccgccgccgccgcccacgccgagCCATCCCCGACCCCGGAGCCCACcccctccacttcctcctcgACCTCCTCCAGGGCCCCTGATCCCGTCACCATCCCCGACTCCGAGCACTCGCCccactcctccgccgcgcccaaCCCGAACGGCAAGCCCAAGCCCAAGCCCAAGGTGAAGCGCGTGCAGAgcgccggcctcctcgtcgGCTCCGTCCTGAAGCGCGACTCTGAGCGGCTCAAGGACCTCTACACCCTGGGCAAGAAGCTCGGGCAGGGGCAGTTCGGCACCACCTATCAGTGCGTCGAGAAGGCCACGGGGAAGCAGTTCGCCTGCAAGTCCATCGCCAAGCGGAAGCTCGTGACGGATGAGGACGTCGAGGACGTGCGCCGCGAGATCCAGATCATGCACCACCTCTCCGGCCACCccaacgtcgtctccatcgtgGGCGCCTACGAGGACGCAGTCGCCGTGCACCTCGTCATGGAGCTGTGCGCGGGAGGGGAGCTGTTCGATAGGATCATACAGCGGGGGCACTACTCTGAGAAAGCCGCCGCGCAGCTGGCACGGGTGATCATTGGGGTTGTGGAAGCATGCCATTCCCTCGGGGTGATGCACAGAGACCTCAAGCCGGAGAATTTCTTGTTTGTGAACCAAAAGGAGGATGCGCCGTTGAAGGCTATCGATTTCGGGCTTTCCATCTTCTTCAAACCAG ATGAAATATTTTCGGATGTCGTTGGAAGTCCTTACTATGTTGCCCCTGAGGTTCTGATGAAAGACTATGGCTGCAAGGTGGATGTGTGGAGCGCCGGTGTAATAATTTATATCTTGTTGAGTGGGGTTCCTCCATTTTGGGATG AATCTGAACAAGGAATATTTGAACAAGTTCTGAAAGGTGAACTTGATTTTTCAGCTGATCCCTGGCCTAGTATTTCAGAGAGTGCGAAGGATTTGGTCAGGAAGATGCTAAATCGTAATCCCAGGAAGAGATTGACTGCACATGAAGCTCTAT GTCATCCCTGGGTTTGTGTTGATGGAGTTGCTCCGGACAAACCTCTGGATTCTGCTGTCTTAACCAGATTGAAACAGTTTTCTGCAATGAATAAACTAAAGAAGATGGCCCTTAGG GTCATTGCTGAGAATTTGTCCGAAGACGAAATTGCAGGATTGAGAGAAATGTTCAAAATGCTGGACACTGACAATAGTGGGCAGATCACATTGGAGGAACTAAAAAGTGGCTTGAAGAGAGTTGGTGCTAACTTAAAGGACTCAGAAATTACAACACTAATGGAGGCG GCAGATATTGATAACAGTGGTTCCATTGATTATGGGGAGTTTCTTGCTGCAACTTTGCATCTGAACAAAGTCGAGCGAGAAGATAATCTCTTCGCAGCATTCTCATACTTTGATAAAGACGGCAGTGGTTACATTACTTATGATGAGCTACAAACAGCATGTGAGGAGTTTGGTATAGGAGATGCACACCTAGAAGATATCATCCGTGACATTGATCAAGACAAT GATGGCCGGATCGACTACAATGAATTTGTAACAATGATGCAGAAGGGAAATAACCCACTAGGGAAAAAGGGTCGTGCACATATGAGCTTTGGTCTTAGGGAAGCATTGAAGCTTGGCTAA
- the LOC101761306 gene encoding VQ motif-containing protein 8, chloroplastic: protein MSTAAKAKRSGVTSLQGPRPQPLSLPAAASPPRPSKRPRMNGGDDDDDAGRPAAAGPVIVYEHTPKVIHARPDEFKALVQRLTGREQPVVQPAAETTTSSQGEEAATTTTATDSLVLTLGQQAPPPLDVYTPPSLALPSPGGGLAAAGFLLSPGSFLFSPATMQALQELIS, encoded by the coding sequence ATGTCGACGGCAGCGAAGGCGAAGAGGTCAGGGGTGACCAGCCTGCAGGGCCCGAGGCCGCAGCCGCTGAGCCTGccggcggccgcgtcgccgccccggccgtccAAGAGACCCCGCATGAACGGcggcgatgacgacgacgacgccgggagaccggcggcggcggggccggtgATCGTGTACGAGCACACGCCCAAGGTCATCCACGCCCGGCCGGACGAGTTCAAGGCCCTCGTGCAGAGGCTCACCGGCCGGGAACAGCCCGTAGTTCAGCCGGCGGCAgagacgacgacgtcgtcgcaAGGAGAGGAGGCGGCCACGACCACGACGGCCACCGACTCCCTGGTGCTCACGCTCGGgcagcaggcgccgccgccgctcgatgTCTACACGCCGCCCTCGCTGGCGTTGCCTTCTCCTGGTGGTGGCCTGGCTGCTGCCGGCTTCCTTCTCTCCCCGGgcagcttcctcttctcccCCGCCACCATGCAGGCTCTACAGGAGCTCATCAGCTGA